From Rana temporaria chromosome 7, aRanTem1.1, whole genome shotgun sequence, the proteins below share one genomic window:
- the ARIH2 gene encoding E3 ubiquitin-protein ligase ARIH2: MSVDMNSQGSDSNEDYDPNCEDDEDEEDDDPGDIEDYYVGVANDVEQQGADSFDPEEYQFTCLTYRESESALSEQMANMASMVQVAHSVAKLILVHFHWQVSEILERHKTDYAQLLVDARVQPSSSKHVMAHSSHHCAVCMQFVRKENLLSLPCQHAFCRSCWEQHCIVLVKDGVGVGISCMAQDCLLRAPEDFVFPLLPNEELKDKYKRYLFRDYVESHYQLQLCPGADCPMVIQVQEPKARRVQCNRCSEVFCFRCRQMYHAPTDCATIRKWLTKCADDSETANYISAHTKDCPKCNICIEKNGGCNHMQCSKCKHDFCWMCLGDWKTHGSEYYECSRYKENPDIVNQSQQAQAREALKKYLFYFERWENHNKSLQLEAQTYQQIQEKIQERVMNNLGTWIDWQYLQNAAKLLAKCRYTLQYTYPYAYYMESGPRKKLFEYQQAQLEAEIENLSWKVERADSYDRGDLENQMHIAEQRRRTLLKDFHDT; this comes from the exons ATGTCTGTCGATATGAACAGTCAAGGATCGGACAGCAATGAAGATTATGACCCCAATTgtgaggatgatgaagatgaggaAGACGACGACCCGGGAGATATAGAAGATTACTACGTTGGTGTTGCCAATGATGTGGAGCAACAGGGTGCAGACTCATTTGACCCAGAGGAATACCAGTTCACCTGTCTGACCTACAGGGAATCGGAGAGTGCGCTCAGTGAACAGATGGCAAACATGGCTTCCATGGTGCAG GTCGCTCATTCTGTGGCAAAACTCATCCTAGTTCATTTTCATTGGCAAGTCTCAGAAATTCTAGAACG GCATAAAACGGATTATGCACAGTTGTTGGTTGATGCCAGGGTTCAGCCATCATCGTCTAAACAT GTAATGGCACATTCCTCCCATCACTGCGCGGTTTGCATGCAGTTTGTTCGGAAAGAGAACCTGCTGTCCCTGCCCTGTCAGCATGCGTTCTGCCGCAGCTGTTGGGAGCAGCACTGCATAGTTCTGGTGAAAGACGGGGTCGGTGTGG GTATTTCCTGCATGGCCCAAGACTGCTTGCTCCGAGCACCAGAAGATTTTGTGTTTCCTTTACTGCCTAATGAGGAGCTAAAAGACAAATATAAACGCTATCTCTTCAGGGACTATGTGGAG AGCCACTATCAGTTACAGCTTTGCCCCGGTGCAGACTGTCCTATGGTCATACAGGTTCAGGAGCCAAAGGCTCGGCGAGTGCAGTGCAACAGGTGCAGCGAGGTCTTCTG cTTTCGCTGCCGCCAAATGTATCACGCTCCCACAGATTGCGCCACTATCCGGAAATGGCTGACAAAGTGTGCGGACGACTCAGAAACTGCGAACTACATCAGTGCTCACACTAAAGAT TGTCCCAAGTGCAATATTTGTATTGAAAAAAATGGAGGGTGCAATCACATG CAATGTTCGAAATGCAAGCATG ACTTTTGCTGGATGTGCCTTGGCGACTGGAAAACACACGGCAGCGAGTATTATGAATGCAGCCGGTACAAAGAGAATCCCGATATTGTAAACCAGAGTCAGCAGGCCCAGGCTAGAGAGGCCCTCAAGAAATATCTCTTCTACTTCGAGAGG tgGGAGAATCACAATAAAAGTCTGCAGCTGGAAGCCCAGACCTACCAGCAAATCCAAGAAAAGATCCAGGAGCGGGTCATGAACAACCTCGGCACCTGGATTGACTGGCAGTACTTACAAAATGCTGCCAAGCTGCTGGCAAAG TGCCGATACACTCTGCAATACACATATCCCTATGCTTACTACATGGAGTCAGGCCCCAGAAAGAAGCTT TTTGAGTATCAGCAGGCACAACTAGAGGCGGAGATTGAAAACCTTTCATGGAAAGTGGAGAGAGCAGACAGTTATGATAGAGGG